Proteins found in one Streptococcus anginosus subsp. whileyi MAS624 genomic segment:
- a CDS encoding TetR/AcrR family transcriptional regulator, with protein MVLNTREKILEAFFELAMEHPNKMHFSLAEIAKKAGISRQAIYKRYFNGNHEILDYIHKELDAEFRMIFQTYDKKVYPDPFVFFAEVVIPILYTHRKQISCLFTTAADPYWREFLRNTYGQWIEQHITIDYQKLNIPKEKAAQVLVRGILIFIEIWITQPEPTPPEQFAETFLKLIHFPLTDYVCFKQTSSSNDKLIVTNSLEGKEKD; from the coding sequence ATGGTACTTAATACGAGAGAAAAAATTCTAGAGGCTTTTTTTGAGCTTGCTATGGAACATCCAAATAAAATGCATTTTTCTTTAGCAGAAATTGCCAAAAAGGCTGGAATTTCAAGACAAGCCATTTATAAACGTTATTTCAATGGAAATCATGAAATTCTAGACTATATTCATAAAGAACTTGATGCTGAATTTCGAATGATTTTTCAAACTTATGATAAGAAAGTGTATCCTGATCCTTTTGTCTTTTTTGCAGAGGTAGTGATTCCTATCTTATACACCCACCGAAAACAAATCAGCTGTCTTTTTACAACAGCAGCAGATCCATATTGGAGGGAATTTTTACGAAATACCTATGGACAATGGATTGAACAACATATTACGATTGACTATCAAAAATTAAATATTCCAAAAGAAAAGGCTGCTCAAGTTCTTGTTAGAGGAATTTTAATCTTTATCGAAATTTGGATTACCCAACCTGAACCTACCCCTCCTGAACAATTTGCAGAAACCTTTTTAAAGTTGATTCATTTCCCTCTCACAGACTATGTTTGTTTCAAGCAAACTTCCTCTTCTAATGACAAACTGATCGTTACAAATAGTTTAGAAGGTAAAGAAAAAGACTAG
- a CDS encoding metal ABC transporter permease: MFNLLSYDFMQRAFLAVIAMSLFSPVLGTFLILRRQSLMSDTLSHVSLSGVAFGLVLGISPTISTVIIVMIAAVFLEYLRTIYKNFMEIGTAILMSTGLAIALIVMSRGKSSSSMSLDQYLFGSIVTISTEQVISLFIIAAIVLVLTFLFIRPMYILTFDEDTAFVDGLPVRTMSILFNIVTGVAIALMIPAAGALLVSTIMVLPASIALRLGKNFKTVILLANIIGFLGMIAGLYISYYAETPASASITIIFVGVFLLVNLLKKFIK, encoded by the coding sequence ATGTTTAATTTATTGTCTTATGACTTTATGCAGCGGGCTTTTCTAGCAGTGATTGCTATGAGTCTGTTTTCGCCGGTTTTAGGAACTTTCTTGATTTTACGTCGTCAGAGTTTGATGAGTGATACGCTCAGCCACGTGTCGCTTTCGGGGGTTGCTTTTGGCTTGGTGCTAGGCATCTCACCTACGATTTCAACTGTCATTATTGTGATGATTGCGGCAGTCTTCTTAGAATACCTGCGGACAATCTACAAGAATTTTATGGAAATCGGAACGGCAATTCTGATGTCTACAGGACTTGCCATTGCTTTGATTGTGATGAGTAGGGGCAAGAGTTCCAGTTCTATGAGTTTGGATCAGTATTTATTTGGCTCTATTGTCACGATTAGTACGGAGCAGGTGATTTCACTCTTTATTATTGCGGCAATCGTACTTGTGTTGACTTTTCTCTTCATTCGACCAATGTATATTTTGACCTTTGATGAGGATACAGCTTTTGTGGACGGACTGCCTGTTCGTACCATGTCTATTCTGTTTAACATTGTGACAGGTGTTGCCATTGCCCTCATGATTCCAGCGGCAGGTGCCTTGCTGGTATCAACCATTATGGTGTTGCCGGCAAGTATTGCTTTGCGGTTGGGGAAGAACTTTAAAACTGTTATCTTGTTGGCAAATATCATCGGCTTCTTAGGTATGATTGCTGGTTTGTATATTTCGTATTATGCAGAAACGCCAGCCAGTGCAAGTATTACCATTATTTTTGTCGGCGTATTTTTACTAGTAAATTTATTGAAAAAATTTATCAAATAG
- a CDS encoding metal ABC transporter ATP-binding protein — MRYITVEDLSFYYDKEPVLEHINYYVDSGEFVTLTGENGAAKTTLIKASLGILQPRFGKVTISKTNTAGKKLRIAYLPQQIASFNASFPSTVYEFVKSGRYPRKGWFRRLNAHDEEHIKVSLDAVGMWEHRDKRIGSLSGGQKQRAVIARMFASDPDVFVLDEPTTGMDAGSKDEFYDLLHHSAHRHGKAVLMITHDPEEVRKYADRNIHLVRNQDSPWRCFNVHESDQEVSHV, encoded by the coding sequence ATGAGATATATCACGGTTGAAGATTTGTCCTTCTATTATGATAAGGAGCCTGTGTTGGAGCATATTAACTATTATGTGGATAGTGGTGAGTTTGTGACTTTGACAGGTGAAAATGGAGCAGCAAAAACGACCTTGATCAAGGCTAGTCTTGGGATTTTGCAGCCTCGATTTGGTAAGGTGACGATTTCTAAGACGAATACAGCTGGCAAGAAGTTGCGGATTGCTTATCTGCCGCAGCAAATCGCTAGTTTTAATGCGAGTTTTCCAAGCACCGTCTATGAATTTGTTAAATCAGGTCGGTATCCGCGTAAAGGATGGTTTCGTCGTTTGAATGCGCATGATGAAGAACATATCAAGGTCAGTCTGGACGCCGTTGGCATGTGGGAACATCGAGACAAGCGGATTGGCTCGCTTTCGGGTGGGCAAAAGCAGCGGGCGGTCATTGCGCGCATGTTTGCTTCGGATCCGGATGTTTTTGTCTTGGATGAGCCGACAACGGGGATGGATGCTGGTAGCAAGGATGAATTTTATGATTTGCTGCACCATAGTGCGCATCGGCACGGCAAGGCTGTGCTGATGATTACGCATGATCCAGAGGAAGTTAGAAAATATGCGGACCGCAATATTCATTTGGTGCGAAATCAAGATTCGCCATGGCGGTGCTTCAATGTTCACGAGAGTGATCAGGAGGTGAGCCATGTTTAA
- a CDS encoding heavy metal translocating P-type ATPase, with protein MEKDKKEYKLSGMTCAACAMTIEMVVNDLSTVEEATVNLATEKLTVFPKEGFASEQVLDAVKEAGYQATEKGEQRQSDYAKQVAEKQENVRKMARQIWFAAGATVPLLYISMGSMIGLPLPSFLDHMTHPIVFVLAQFFLTLPAIWVGRGFYVRGFRNLAKRHPNMDSLIAVGTSAAFLYSLYSVVQVLLGHHTFVHQLYFESVGVIITLVLLGKYLEANAKGRTSQAIQSLMSLVPDQAIVIRYGEVVTIDTEDIKVGDIVRIKPGERMPVDGVVISGQTYVDESMMTGESVPVEKNVEDVITSATMNQTGSIDYKATKVSSDTTLAQIVHLVEEAQGSKAPIAAMTDKISLYFVPIVLGLAVLAALLWYFLAGESLQFSLSIFIAVLVIACPCALGLATPTAIMVGTGKGAENGVLIKSGEALEAAHLVDVIVLDKTGTITEGKPSLTDVLTFGDVTREELLHLLASSEQHSEHPLAVAILEAAQAEAIPLASVTDFQAISGKGIIAQVKAQEILIGNENLMRQYQVELGEYISDLISLSHQGKTTMFVALDRQLVGMIAVADQIKKNSRKAIAELQKMGLEVVMLTGDREETAQAIAREAGVNQVIAGVFPDGKADIVKNLQAQGKKVAMVGDGINDAPALVQAEVGIAIGSGTDVAIDSADIVLMHSDLLDVVTAIRLSQATIKNIKKNLFWAFAYNTLGIPVAMGLLYVFGGPLLNPMLAGLAMSFSSVSVVTNALRLRRFKIKS; from the coding sequence ATGGAAAAAGACAAAAAAGAGTATAAATTATCCGGCATGACCTGTGCAGCTTGCGCGATGACCATTGAAATGGTCGTCAACGATTTGTCAACAGTAGAAGAAGCCACGGTGAACTTGGCGACGGAAAAATTGACAGTTTTTCCCAAAGAAGGATTTGCAAGCGAGCAAGTCTTAGACGCTGTGAAAGAAGCGGGCTACCAAGCGACAGAAAAGGGAGAACAAAGGCAGTCTGATTATGCGAAGCAAGTCGCGGAAAAGCAAGAAAACGTGCGCAAAATGGCGCGTCAGATTTGGTTTGCGGCAGGAGCGACCGTGCCACTCCTCTATATTTCAATGGGGAGCATGATTGGCTTGCCGTTACCCTCCTTTTTAGATCACATGACGCATCCCATTGTCTTTGTATTGGCGCAATTTTTCCTTACTTTGCCAGCGATTTGGGTTGGCCGCGGTTTTTATGTACGTGGTTTTCGGAATTTGGCAAAACGGCATCCGAACATGGATAGTTTGATTGCTGTAGGAACGAGTGCAGCCTTTCTGTATAGTTTGTACTCGGTCGTTCAAGTTTTGCTGGGGCATCATACTTTTGTACACCAGTTGTATTTTGAATCAGTTGGTGTGATTATCACTCTTGTTTTACTGGGGAAATATCTGGAAGCCAATGCCAAGGGTCGAACCTCACAAGCGATTCAAAGTTTGATGAGTTTGGTACCCGACCAAGCGATCGTTATTCGCTATGGCGAAGTCGTCACAATTGATACAGAAGACATCAAGGTTGGAGATATTGTGCGGATCAAACCGGGAGAACGTATGCCAGTAGACGGTGTGGTTATCTCTGGACAAACCTATGTGGATGAGTCCATGATGACAGGTGAAAGCGTTCCTGTCGAAAAAAATGTCGAAGATGTGATTACGAGTGCCACTATGAATCAAACGGGTTCTATTGATTATAAAGCAACCAAAGTCAGTTCAGACACGACTTTAGCTCAGATTGTTCATTTGGTAGAGGAAGCGCAAGGGTCAAAAGCGCCTATTGCGGCTATGACAGATAAAATCTCGCTTTACTTTGTACCAATTGTCTTAGGCTTGGCAGTTTTAGCAGCTCTGTTGTGGTACTTTCTGGCGGGAGAGAGTTTGCAATTCTCACTTTCTATCTTTATTGCGGTGTTGGTCATTGCTTGTCCTTGTGCGCTTGGCTTAGCTACTCCGACGGCTATTATGGTAGGTACGGGAAAAGGAGCTGAAAATGGTGTCTTGATTAAGTCTGGGGAAGCTCTTGAAGCGGCTCATTTGGTAGATGTTATTGTTCTGGATAAGACAGGTACGATTACCGAAGGGAAGCCAAGTTTGACGGATGTGTTGACTTTTGGTGATGTCACACGGGAAGAATTGCTGCATTTGCTTGCAAGTAGTGAGCAACATTCAGAACATCCATTGGCGGTGGCAATTTTGGAAGCTGCTCAAGCGGAAGCTATACCATTAGCATCGGTAACAGATTTTCAAGCGATTTCAGGTAAAGGGATTATAGCTCAAGTAAAAGCTCAAGAAATTCTAATTGGGAATGAAAACTTAATGAGACAATACCAAGTCGAGCTCGGAGAATATATCTCTGACTTGATTTCCTTATCGCATCAAGGAAAGACGACTATGTTTGTCGCTTTGGATAGACAACTGGTGGGGATGATAGCAGTCGCTGACCAAATCAAAAAAAATAGCCGGAAAGCTATTGCTGAATTGCAAAAAATGGGCTTAGAAGTGGTGATGCTGACAGGAGACCGTGAGGAAACAGCTCAAGCCATTGCAAGAGAAGCTGGTGTCAATCAAGTCATTGCAGGAGTATTTCCAGACGGCAAAGCAGATATCGTCAAGAATTTGCAAGCGCAGGGGAAAAAGGTTGCCATGGTGGGTGACGGGATCAATGATGCACCTGCTCTGGTGCAAGCTGAAGTCGGGATTGCGATTGGTTCTGGAACGGATGTGGCTATTGACTCAGCCGATATTGTTTTGATGCACAGCGACCTTTTAGATGTGGTGACAGCCATTCGCCTCAGTCAAGCTACGATTAAAAATATCAAAAAAAATCTGTTCTGGGCCTTTGCCTACAATACTCTAGGAATACCAGTTGCAATGGGGCTTCTGTATGTATTTGGCGGTCCGCTGCTCAATCCTATGTTAGCCGGTCTTGCCATGAGCTTTAGCTCGGTTTCTGTCGTCACCAATGCACTGCGTTTACGGCGCTTTAAAATAAAATCATAA
- a CDS encoding Nramp family divalent metal transporter produces MSDKKVSLSEVNQSIATPKNAGFFRTLLAFSGPGMLVAVGYMDPGNWITSVVGGATYRYLLLSAVLVSSVMAMQLQQMAGKLGIVTRMDLAQAIAAHTSKPVRYLLWVITELALMATDLAEVIGAGIALHLLFGWSLLFSILITVFDVFLLLFLMKLGFRKIEAIVGTLILTILLIFLYLVILAKPNLHHILSGYLPNVAAYQHTASKNGTSVLTLALGIVGATVMPHNLYLHSSIAQTRKVNYKAKQSVHEAVRFMTWDSNIQLSLAFVVNSLLLILGAALFFGHADKIGAFSAMYNALKDPQIAGAIASPILSTLFAVALLASGQNSTITGTLTGQIVMEGFLNMKLPPWFLRLVTRLLALLPVVIVAILYGDKEQVLDNLLVYSQVFLSVALPFSIFPLVYFTSNKKLMGEFVNSKWNTYLAYAVSILLTILNVKLVVDLF; encoded by the coding sequence ATGTCAGACAAAAAGGTTTCCTTAAGTGAAGTTAACCAAAGCATTGCAACGCCTAAAAACGCTGGTTTCTTTCGTACTTTATTAGCTTTTTCAGGGCCGGGAATGTTGGTTGCCGTTGGTTATATGGATCCGGGAAATTGGATTACAAGTGTTGTAGGTGGTGCCACCTATCGTTATTTGCTCTTATCAGCTGTCTTGGTTTCTTCTGTAATGGCTATGCAGTTACAACAAATGGCGGGAAAATTAGGAATTGTCACAAGGATGGATTTGGCACAAGCCATTGCGGCTCATACGTCAAAGCCAGTTCGCTATCTCCTTTGGGTTATTACAGAGTTGGCTTTAATGGCAACGGACTTGGCAGAAGTCATCGGTGCAGGGATTGCGCTTCATTTACTATTTGGTTGGTCTTTGTTATTTTCGATTTTGATTACAGTCTTTGATGTTTTCTTGTTGCTTTTTTTGATGAAATTAGGCTTTCGTAAGATTGAAGCAATCGTTGGAACGCTGATTTTAACTATTTTATTGATTTTCTTATATCTGGTAATCCTTGCAAAGCCCAATCTTCATCATATTTTATCAGGATATTTGCCAAATGTGGCAGCTTATCAACATACGGCTAGTAAAAATGGAACGTCCGTTTTGACCTTAGCACTGGGCATTGTGGGGGCAACGGTCATGCCACACAATCTGTATTTGCACTCTTCTATCGCGCAAACGCGAAAAGTTAATTACAAAGCCAAACAATCCGTGCATGAAGCAGTACGATTTATGACGTGGGACTCGAATATTCAATTGAGTTTGGCTTTTGTGGTTAATTCTTTGCTGTTGATTTTAGGGGCAGCATTATTCTTTGGACATGCGGATAAAATTGGTGCTTTTTCTGCAATGTACAATGCCTTAAAAGATCCTCAAATTGCTGGTGCTATTGCTAGTCCTATCCTCTCAACGCTCTTTGCAGTGGCTTTGTTAGCAAGTGGTCAAAACTCAACTATTACAGGAACCTTAACGGGACAAATTGTGATGGAAGGTTTCTTAAACATGAAGTTACCACCGTGGTTTCTCCGCTTGGTAACCCGCTTATTAGCTCTTTTACCAGTTGTGATTGTTGCTATTTTATACGGAGACAAAGAACAGGTGCTAGACAATCTTTTGGTCTATTCCCAAGTCTTTCTTTCAGTCGCCTTGCCATTTTCAATCTTTCCACTCGTGTATTTCACCTCTAATAAAAAACTCATGGGCGAATTTGTCAACAGTAAATGGAATACCTACTTAGCTTATGCCGTTTCTATTTTATTAACTATTTTGAATGTAAAACTTGTGGTTGATCTTTTTTAA
- a CDS encoding zinc ABC transporter substrate-binding protein AdcA, translating to MKKIGLLVASLLSIFLVACSNQKSANGKLNVVTTFYPVYEFTNQVTGDTANVKLLIGAGTEPHEYEPSAKAVATIQDADTFVYENENMETWVPKLLKTLKKGKVNVVKATGKMLLLPGTEEEGDHDHGKEGHHHEYDPHVWLSPKRAIKMVENIRDSLSKRYPDKKATFQKNAATYIKKLETLDKEYATGLANAKQKSFVTQHAAFRYLALDYGLKQVPISGLSPDSEPSAARLAELTKYIKKNNIKYIYFEENASQALASTLAKETGVKLDVLNPLESLTEKQTKDGADYISIMKSNLKALKKTTDQAGAEISAEKEKNTKTVQNGYFEDSAVKDRTLSDYAGQWQSVYPYLQDGTLDQVFDYKAKLSGKMTAAEYKAYYEKGYKTDVSHINITDKTMEFVVNGQKKKFTYKYVGKHTLTYSKGNRGVRFMFETTDKDAGKYKYVQFSDHNIAPTKAAHFHIFYGGESQEALFNELENWPTYYPTKLSGQEIAQEMLAH from the coding sequence ATGAAGAAAATTGGTCTATTAGTAGCAAGTTTACTGAGCATCTTTTTAGTGGCTTGTTCCAATCAAAAAAGCGCAAATGGGAAGCTAAATGTTGTGACAACATTTTATCCAGTTTATGAGTTTACTAATCAAGTGACAGGTGATACTGCCAATGTTAAGTTGCTGATTGGTGCAGGGACAGAACCACATGAATATGAACCTTCTGCTAAGGCGGTTGCAACGATTCAAGATGCAGATACTTTCGTTTATGAAAATGAAAACATGGAAACTTGGGTGCCAAAATTGCTTAAAACCTTGAAAAAAGGTAAAGTGAATGTGGTGAAGGCGACTGGGAAGATGTTGCTACTGCCTGGTACAGAAGAGGAAGGAGATCATGATCATGGTAAAGAAGGACATCATCATGAATACGATCCTCATGTATGGTTATCACCAAAACGTGCTATTAAAATGGTGGAAAATATTCGTGACAGCTTAAGTAAACGCTATCCAGATAAGAAAGCAACTTTCCAAAAGAACGCAGCAACTTACATTAAGAAATTAGAAACTCTGGATAAAGAATATGCAACTGGTTTAGCAAATGCAAAACAAAAAAGTTTTGTGACGCAACATGCTGCTTTTCGATATCTTGCATTGGATTATGGTTTGAAACAAGTTCCTATTTCAGGGCTTTCACCAGATAGTGAGCCTTCAGCAGCGCGTTTGGCTGAATTGACAAAATATATTAAGAAAAACAATATTAAGTATATCTATTTTGAAGAAAATGCTTCTCAAGCATTGGCTTCTACATTGGCAAAAGAAACAGGTGTGAAGTTAGATGTCCTTAATCCGCTTGAAAGTTTGACTGAAAAGCAAACAAAAGATGGGGCAGACTACATTTCAATCATGAAGTCCAACTTGAAAGCCTTGAAGAAGACAACTGACCAAGCAGGCGCTGAAATTTCTGCTGAAAAAGAAAAAAATACAAAGACTGTACAAAATGGCTACTTTGAAGATAGTGCTGTTAAAGACCGTACGTTGTCTGACTATGCAGGTCAATGGCAATCCGTTTATCCATATTTGCAAGATGGAACTTTAGACCAAGTCTTTGATTACAAAGCAAAATTAAGCGGTAAGATGACAGCTGCTGAGTACAAAGCGTATTATGAAAAAGGCTATAAGACAGATGTGTCTCATATCAATATCACAGATAAGACTATGGAATTTGTAGTCAACGGACAAAAGAAAAAATTTACTTACAAATACGTTGGTAAGCATACATTGACTTATTCTAAAGGCAATCGTGGTGTGCGTTTCATGTTTGAAACAACGGATAAAGATGCTGGAAAATATAAATATGTGCAATTCAGCGACCATAATATTGCACCAACGAAAGCAGCACACTTCCATATCTTCTATGGTGGTGAAAGCCAAGAAGCACTTTTCAACGAATTAGAAAATTGGCCAACTTACTACCCAACTAAGCTGAGTGGACAAGAAATCGCCCAAGAAATGCTTGCGCATTGA
- a CDS encoding zinc-dependent MarR family transcriptional regulator, translated as MSQLAHEMDHFLNEIILKAENQHEILIGSCTNGMPLTNTQEHILMLLSEESLTNSELAKRLNVSQAAVTKAIKSLIKQEMLEPFKDQKDARVIFYRLTELAKPVAAEHHHHHQHTLEIYEKIANQYTPNEQATIQKFLETLVGEIGK; from the coding sequence ATGAGTCAATTAGCACATGAAATGGATCATTTCTTAAATGAAATCATTTTAAAAGCCGAGAATCAGCATGAGATTTTGATTGGTTCTTGTACAAATGGAATGCCTTTGACTAATACTCAAGAGCACATCTTGATGTTGCTGTCTGAGGAGTCGTTGACAAACTCAGAGTTGGCGAAGCGCTTAAACGTCAGTCAAGCAGCTGTAACAAAGGCTATCAAATCGCTCATCAAACAAGAAATGCTGGAACCCTTCAAGGATCAGAAAGATGCGCGTGTTATTTTTTATCGGTTGACAGAATTAGCGAAGCCAGTTGCCGCGGAGCATCATCATCATCATCAGCATACATTGGAAATTTACGAAAAAATCGCCAATCAATACACTCCTAATGAGCAAGCTACCATTCAAAAATTCTTGGAAACCTTAGTAGGAGAAATCGGAAAATGA
- a CDS encoding CopY/TcrY family copper transport repressor produces the protein MEQQNISQAEWQVMRVLWAYPHSRSTEVVERLEADFDWKPATVKTLLNRLKTKEFISMEKIEGKFYYDALILEDEHLENSWRTLLDNMCNTKHGDLVISILESNQFSQMDLSRILDVVKEKQVQAPETIQCNCPPGQCTCGAHCQDDTNQSKMAE, from the coding sequence ATGGAACAACAAAATATTAGTCAGGCAGAATGGCAAGTTATGCGTGTTTTGTGGGCCTATCCTCATAGCCGGAGCACCGAAGTGGTAGAGCGCTTAGAAGCTGATTTTGATTGGAAACCGGCTACCGTCAAAACCTTGCTGAATCGTCTGAAAACCAAAGAGTTTATTTCAATGGAAAAGATTGAGGGGAAATTTTACTATGATGCTCTGATCTTAGAAGATGAGCATTTGGAAAATAGTTGGCGAACCTTACTTGACAATATGTGCAATACCAAGCATGGTGATTTAGTGATTTCAATACTAGAAAGCAATCAATTCAGTCAAATGGATTTGTCCCGAATTTTGGATGTTGTAAAAGAAAAGCAAGTTCAAGCGCCGGAGACGATTCAGTGCAATTGTCCACCAGGTCAATGTACTTGTGGCGCGCATTGTCAAGATGACACGAATCAATCAAAAATGGCGGAGTAA
- a CDS encoding DUF1304 domain-containing protein encodes MSLITTILATLVALEHLYIFYLESIATQSDSTSRVFNMTKEELSRPSVTSLFKNQGVYNAFLALFLLYGLYISHNLEIVTIFVLFVIGVAAYGAATANKKIILTQGGPAILAILSILLFK; translated from the coding sequence ATGTCACTCATTACTACTATATTAGCTACACTTGTCGCACTGGAACACCTCTATATCTTTTATCTAGAAAGTATCGCTACCCAATCAGACAGCACCAGCCGAGTCTTTAACATGACAAAGGAAGAATTATCTCGTCCGTCCGTCACTTCCTTGTTTAAAAATCAAGGGGTTTACAATGCCTTTTTAGCTCTTTTCTTACTATATGGCTTGTATATTTCACATAATTTAGAAATTGTGACCATTTTTGTTTTGTTTGTTATCGGAGTCGCAGCTTATGGTGCAGCCACAGCTAACAAGAAAATCATCTTGACTCAGGGCGGACCTGCGATTTTAGCTATTCTAAGCATTTTATTGTTTAAATAG
- a CDS encoding heavy-metal-associated domain-containing protein, with the protein MKQIVTLENISCQNCVKHVTEHFLKLEGVSDVQIDLDTKVATVTTDHTYSAADYQAALAKTIYKVVTVA; encoded by the coding sequence ATGAAACAAATCGTTACTTTAGAAAATATATCTTGTCAAAATTGCGTAAAACACGTCACTGAGCACTTCCTAAAATTAGAAGGTGTATCGGATGTCCAAATTGATTTAGATACAAAGGTTGCTACTGTCACGACCGATCACACTTACAGCGCAGCAGATTATCAGGCAGCACTTGCTAAAACAATTTATAAAGTTGTTACTGTTGCATAA
- a CDS encoding phasin family protein, with translation MDELKKVLLAGIGLTSMTYDKSSEFVKELIAKGRLTVDEGKQLQSELKRKAKEQTAESQVEHIDNVYATKQDIERLEDKLDQLLKGLSKTEE, from the coding sequence ATGGACGAATTGAAAAAAGTTTTGCTGGCAGGGATTGGATTGACTTCCATGACCTATGATAAATCTAGTGAATTTGTCAAAGAATTGATTGCCAAAGGTCGCTTAACGGTGGATGAAGGCAAGCAACTTCAGTCAGAATTAAAGCGCAAAGCAAAAGAACAAACCGCTGAAAGTCAAGTTGAACACATAGATAATGTATATGCAACCAAGCAAGATATTGAACGATTAGAAGACAAACTAGACCAATTGCTTAAAGGGCTTTCGAAAACAGAAGAATAG
- a CDS encoding ABC1 kinase family protein encodes MANKRLREILTAFSAVGWSNLKDRKKPLDEKKAPKQLREAFGQLGPSFVKIGQILSTRSDLLPEIYIKELSKLQDDVKPLDKETVMAAIEDELKRPIEQLFLDVSQEHLASASVAQTHRAVLLNGDEVILKIQRPHIQEQITEDVALLIRLARHFPKHLLPMVDLPKILQQLQTTLLNEIDFRNEAKYMDEFAQYNQDIPCVGVPKVYPDFTTPHLIVEEYIPGVRINQYAVLQEAGYDLADIGQKLMLSFIKQVFKDGFFHGDPHPGNLLIYEGKIYFIDFGIMGELETGFRASLNDMLSSFTTQDIDSMTQAILTITTTSEPINKLQLEQDIERMLTKYGNLELGSLSITDMFEDVVAICRRHHLQVPSQMAILEKAALQIEGLFRELAPNINLMTLAKQYFLENMKSDILHQTLSYDSFLIELLYLLRHGKSIPRRLHQLVEQVVNGRLVVNHDLIDYNQRFRRIESLTNRLVLSLVFLALLLTGGMLTFNPELLLLARSLFALAGLVLIWIFYLIIQSTKK; translated from the coding sequence ATGGCAAACAAACGCTTACGAGAGATTCTAACAGCCTTTAGTGCTGTTGGTTGGTCCAATCTGAAAGATCGAAAGAAGCCACTGGACGAGAAAAAAGCTCCTAAGCAATTGCGAGAAGCTTTTGGGCAACTAGGACCCAGTTTTGTAAAAATTGGTCAAATTTTGTCCACTCGCAGTGACTTATTGCCAGAAATCTATATCAAAGAGTTAAGCAAGTTGCAAGATGACGTCAAACCTTTGGACAAAGAGACCGTTATGGCTGCCATTGAAGACGAGTTAAAACGCCCAATTGAGCAACTTTTTTTAGATGTTTCACAGGAACATTTGGCAAGTGCCTCTGTGGCGCAAACTCACCGTGCTGTTTTATTAAATGGCGATGAGGTTATCCTGAAAATTCAGCGTCCGCATATTCAAGAGCAGATTACAGAAGACGTTGCTCTCTTGATTCGCTTAGCTCGTCATTTTCCTAAGCATTTGCTGCCTATGGTGGATTTGCCAAAGATTCTGCAACAGTTGCAGACCACTCTCTTGAACGAAATTGACTTTCGCAACGAAGCTAAGTATATGGACGAGTTCGCCCAATATAATCAAGATATTCCTTGTGTTGGAGTGCCAAAAGTCTATCCAGACTTTACCACTCCCCACTTAATTGTGGAAGAATACATTCCTGGCGTCCGCATCAATCAATATGCTGTTTTACAAGAAGCGGGTTACGATTTGGCAGATATTGGTCAGAAACTCATGTTGAGCTTTATCAAGCAGGTATTTAAAGATGGCTTTTTTCACGGTGATCCACATCCAGGTAATCTTTTGATCTATGAAGGAAAGATTTATTTTATTGATTTTGGGATTATGGGGGAATTGGAAACGGGTTTTCGTGCGTCTCTAAACGACATGCTGTCTAGTTTTACGACACAAGACATTGATTCGATGACACAGGCTATTCTAACAATTACGACTACTAGTGAACCAATCAATAAATTGCAATTAGAGCAAGATATTGAGCGCATGTTAACCAAATACGGTAATTTAGAGTTGGGCTCCTTGTCGATTACAGATATGTTTGAGGATGTGGTGGCGATTTGTAGGCGTCATCATTTACAAGTACCTTCTCAGATGGCAATTTTAGAAAAAGCCGCTTTGCAAATTGAAGGTCTCTTTCGCGAGCTAGCTCCTAATATCAATCTGATGACACTCGCCAAGCAATATTTCCTTGAAAATATGAAGTCAGATATTCTACACCAGACTTTGAGTTACGATTCTTTCTTAATCGAACTACTTTACTTGCTACGGCATGGGAAAAGCATTCCAAGACGGCTCCACCAGCTAGTGGAGCAGGTGGTGAATGGTCGCTTGGTTGTTAATCATGACTTGATAGACTACAATCAACGATTTCGTCGTATCGAATCTTTGACCAATCGTCTTGTACTAAGCCTTGTCTTTCTGGCTTTATTATTGACAGGGGGCATGTTAACCTTCAATCCGGAGCTGTTGCTTTTAGCGAGAAGTCTTTTTGCTTTAGCAGGATTGGTGTTGATATGGATTTTTTATCTGATTATCCAGTCCACAAAAAAATAA